One stretch of Candidatus Zixiibacteriota bacterium DNA includes these proteins:
- a CDS encoding NAD-binding protein, with protein MKFIAAQILYFTRSRTTKRNFKLLFKFLFALTMLVVTYSILFHFIMLYEDKEFSWITGFYWTLTVMSTLGFGDITFASDLGKSFTLLVLMSGILFLLVMLPFTFIQFFYAPWLEAQSRAKTPRELPESTTGHVILTSFDPITMNLVEKLKKYDYEYAVIAPDLHRALELYELDFKVVVGDLGDPETYKRLRIQNAAMLVANNDDMTNTNISFTVREITEKVPIVTNANADDSIDILQLAGSTYVFQFMKMLGESLARRTLGMSMGANIIGRFDKLLIAEASAMRTPLEGKTLLQSNLRENTGVTVVGLWERGRFRIPEPQTRIDSTTVLVLAGSAEQLKKYDEVFSIYRDYHTTGAPVLILGGGRVGLAAAQLLEERQIVYKVVEKNSKLIRNDNYIQGNAADLETLNRAGIKEAPSVIITTHDDSMNIYLTIYCRQLRSDIQIVSRANLDGNITKLHRAGADHVMSHASMGANTIINLLKPNKLLMFAEGLNIFRTPVHSSLVGKSLAESNIRKETGCSVIAIGRENELNINPEPSILLRGHDEMVLIGTSDAEKRLMDIYQ; from the coding sequence TAGCTGGATTACAGGTTTCTATTGGACACTCACTGTAATGTCCACGCTTGGTTTCGGTGATATTACCTTTGCGAGCGATTTAGGCAAGTCTTTCACGCTGCTTGTACTCATGTCCGGCATTCTTTTTCTTCTCGTCATGTTGCCCTTTACCTTCATTCAATTTTTTTATGCCCCATGGCTTGAAGCCCAATCAAGGGCTAAAACTCCACGGGAATTGCCGGAAAGCACAACAGGACACGTGATCCTGACAAGCTTTGATCCCATAACCATGAACCTTGTAGAGAAACTTAAAAAATATGATTATGAATATGCCGTTATCGCCCCTGATTTGCATCGTGCGTTGGAGCTCTATGAATTAGACTTCAAGGTAGTCGTGGGAGATCTAGGTGATCCTGAAACATATAAGCGTCTCCGCATACAAAATGCCGCTATGCTGGTCGCCAACAACGATGATATGACCAACACAAATATATCCTTTACGGTCAGGGAGATAACTGAAAAAGTACCCATCGTTACTAATGCCAATGCGGATGATTCTATCGATATTCTGCAGCTTGCCGGCAGCACTTATGTCTTTCAGTTTATGAAGATGCTTGGAGAATCCTTGGCGCGAAGAACGCTCGGAATGAGTATGGGGGCAAATATTATCGGAAGATTCGATAAGCTTCTCATCGCCGAGGCATCTGCGATGCGAACGCCACTTGAGGGAAAAACCCTCCTTCAAAGCAATCTACGAGAAAATACCGGCGTAACAGTTGTCGGGCTTTGGGAGAGAGGCCGATTCAGAATTCCAGAGCCACAAACTCGAATTGATTCCACGACTGTGCTTGTACTGGCCGGTTCAGCTGAACAACTGAAAAAATATGACGAGGTCTTCTCCATTTACCGTGATTATCATACCACCGGTGCTCCTGTTCTCATATTGGGTGGCGGTCGGGTCGGACTCGCAGCAGCACAGCTATTGGAAGAGCGGCAGATCGTTTACAAAGTAGTGGAGAAGAATTCGAAACTCATTCGAAATGACAACTATATTCAAGGAAATGCAGCCGATCTCGAAACCTTGAATCGGGCCGGAATAAAGGAAGCTCCATCCGTAATTATTACCACTCATGATGACTCCATGAATATTTATCTCACCATCTATTGCCGTCAACTGCGATCCGATATACAGATTGTCAGCAGGGCAAACCTGGACGGAAATATTACCAAACTGCACAGGGCTGGAGCAGACCATGTCATGTCACATGCCTCCATGGGAGCTAATACTATAATTAATCTTCTAAAACCCAATAAATTACTAATGTTTGCAGAAGGACTGAACATCTTCCGCACGCCGGTACACTCATCCCTGGTGGGAAAATCTCTTGCTGAAAGTAATATCCGGAAAGAAACAGGCTGCAGCGTGATAGCTATTGGTAGAGAAAACGAATTGAATATCAACCCCGAACCCTCGATTTTGCTTCGCGGGCATGATGAAATGGTCTTGATTGGGACCAGCGATGCGGAAAAACGTCTTATGGACATCTATCAATAA
- a CDS encoding alpha/beta fold hydrolase produces MDMIVTFLQGIGILLGVFVIYLLIVALAPCLSVPKQRLNRAKQLPNDVDAIPSLPREDVSFQVKGTSVSAWLYLPGKLSAPVPCIIMGHGFGGIKDMLLEQYAIRYQKAGYVVLTFDYRHFGESEGQPRQLFLIRYQLEDHEEAIKYARSRKEVDPARIALWGTSGGGGYGIVIAAKDKDIACVVSHCAGLDHKASMKMFRRTLGIRHLLRLIVHAQRDLMRSRLGLSPHKIPIVGKPGTMAFFPTSDAYDGYSKVGSESFVNEVCARIILRSHGFNPVKHIRNVSCPVLIQICDHDSLAPIGTETEEELRKYAEVKRYPIGHFDIYIGSHFEKAVGDQLEFFKNHL; encoded by the coding sequence ATGGATATGATAGTGACGTTTCTGCAGGGGATCGGTATTCTCCTTGGTGTGTTTGTGATTTACCTTCTCATAGTTGCCCTGGCCCCCTGCTTATCGGTTCCCAAGCAACGCCTGAATAGAGCGAAGCAGTTACCCAACGACGTAGACGCGATACCATCACTGCCAAGAGAAGATGTGTCTTTTCAGGTCAAGGGAACGTCCGTCAGTGCCTGGCTGTATCTACCGGGGAAACTCTCTGCTCCTGTTCCCTGTATCATCATGGGTCACGGTTTTGGAGGGATAAAAGACATGCTCCTGGAGCAATATGCAATTCGTTACCAGAAAGCCGGCTATGTGGTGTTGACATTCGACTACCGGCATTTTGGCGAGAGCGAGGGTCAACCCAGGCAACTGTTTTTGATCCGTTATCAACTGGAAGATCATGAAGAAGCGATTAAGTATGCTCGGAGTCGCAAGGAGGTTGATCCGGCAAGAATAGCTTTGTGGGGAACCTCTGGAGGCGGTGGATATGGTATTGTAATCGCTGCCAAAGATAAAGACATTGCCTGTGTAGTCTCACATTGTGCAGGGCTGGATCACAAAGCCTCAATGAAGATGTTTAGAAGGACATTGGGCATCAGACACCTTCTCCGTCTCATTGTTCACGCCCAACGTGATCTAATGAGGTCGCGCCTTGGGCTTTCACCCCACAAAATACCTATCGTAGGTAAACCTGGAACTATGGCTTTTTTCCCTACTTCAGATGCTTATGACGGCTACAGCAAGGTTGGATCAGAGAGTTTCGTTAATGAAGTATGTGCCCGTATTATTCTGCGGTCACACGGATTCAACCCGGTCAAACACATTCGCAACGTGAGCTGTCCGGTTCTGATTCAGATATGTGATCATGATAGCTTAGCTCCCATAGGGACCGAAACCGAGGAAGAACTAAGGAAGTATGCAGAAGTGAAACGCTATCCCATCGGTCACTTTGATATCTACATTGGGAGCCACTTCGAGAAAGCCGTAGGTGACCAGCTTGAGTTTTTCAAGAACCATCTCTGA
- a CDS encoding DUF4139 domain-containing protein: protein MKIKLSERRWWRLIGITCSVMVMLTAIEAIASEVSDVDVKIERVALFKNGLGYFASSAILPKEATTIKVSQLPVPSHGTFWVGYPEDVKVRSLISNMADVEESVPARSIIELLQANPGRKVVISTGSKDMPTINGIIVEIIPEDKSAESLNPYFMDIRYSSSASRIQPYQATSLVVIRTKGGTVALNAGSIIRADFESDDITTVVPTISKQPTIRMELEIAAPGKEIGVSYLARGITWSPSYLIDISDPETAKLSAKAVVINEVADLQKIHLDLVTGFPNIKFGDVNSPVAMSQDLAGFLRALTSGRSESGSRGNMMMQQAVLSNVAMFDNDMSAPMPGYSTAREGLVAEDLFFYPVDNFTLLRGETACLPLFTAEVPYKHIYIWKIPDMLDNNERYRHNRGNDEQALAEEVWHSCRLVNNMEMPWTTAAAEFVNAGQFTGQDICYYTAPGAETTIRINRAMNVLAEKAEVELERVRKAASFHGYSHDLIKVKGELKLRNRMGKSATVEVTKNLSGEVLETIPQARDIRTAKGLQRVNPHHMLVWELEMKPGQEQTLSYTYEVYVRD from the coding sequence ATGAAGATTAAATTGAGTGAGAGACGATGGTGGAGACTGATCGGAATAACATGCTCCGTGATGGTCATGCTGACAGCGATTGAGGCGATTGCAAGTGAGGTGTCGGATGTAGACGTCAAGATCGAGCGAGTTGCTCTATTCAAGAACGGGCTGGGATACTTCGCTTCGTCCGCGATCCTGCCGAAAGAGGCAACTACAATCAAGGTAAGTCAGCTTCCTGTACCTTCGCATGGCACGTTCTGGGTAGGATATCCGGAAGACGTAAAGGTCCGTTCGTTAATCTCGAACATGGCGGATGTTGAAGAGAGTGTACCTGCACGCAGCATTATCGAGCTTCTTCAAGCCAATCCGGGCCGGAAAGTCGTTATTAGCACTGGCTCGAAAGACATGCCCACGATCAACGGTATAATCGTCGAAATCATCCCGGAGGACAAATCTGCTGAGTCCCTGAATCCTTACTTTATGGACATCAGGTATTCATCTTCGGCAAGTCGGATTCAACCTTATCAAGCGACCTCACTGGTTGTCATCAGAACAAAGGGGGGAACTGTCGCCCTCAATGCAGGGTCAATCATCCGTGCGGATTTTGAAAGTGACGACATCACTACTGTGGTTCCGACCATATCGAAACAGCCGACTATCCGAATGGAGTTGGAGATTGCGGCACCGGGAAAAGAAATTGGCGTAAGTTATCTTGCCCGAGGGATCACCTGGTCGCCGAGCTATTTGATCGACATCTCGGACCCGGAAACTGCCAAGCTAAGCGCCAAGGCGGTTGTCATCAACGAGGTGGCTGACCTGCAGAAAATCCATCTTGATTTGGTAACCGGTTTTCCGAATATTAAGTTCGGCGACGTTAACAGCCCGGTGGCCATGAGCCAGGATCTTGCGGGCTTTCTAAGGGCGCTGACAAGCGGTCGAAGTGAATCGGGCTCGCGTGGGAATATGATGATGCAGCAGGCTGTGCTGTCAAACGTTGCGATGTTTGACAATGACATGAGCGCACCTATGCCCGGATATTCCACGGCGCGGGAAGGTCTTGTGGCTGAAGATCTGTTCTTCTATCCGGTCGATAACTTCACCCTGCTCCGAGGGGAAACCGCCTGCCTTCCACTTTTTACAGCCGAGGTGCCGTACAAGCATATTTACATTTGGAAGATTCCCGATATGCTCGACAACAACGAACGATATCGGCATAATCGTGGTAACGACGAACAGGCTCTTGCCGAGGAAGTGTGGCATTCCTGCCGTTTGGTCAACAACATGGAGATGCCCTGGACTACGGCAGCCGCTGAGTTTGTCAATGCCGGCCAGTTTACCGGACAGGATATCTGTTACTACACAGCACCAGGCGCCGAGACCACAATACGCATCAATCGAGCGATGAACGTTCTGGCCGAAAAGGCCGAGGTGGAGTTAGAGCGCGTCCGAAAGGCCGCGTCATTTCATGGGTACTCCCATGACCTCATCAAGGTGAAAGGGGAACTGAAGTTGCGGAATCGGATGGGCAAAAGTGCAACTGTGGAAGTGACGAAGAATTTGTCCGGAGAGGTGCTTGAGACTATTCCTCAAGCCAGGGACATACGTACGGCCAAGGGACTGCAACGGGTGAATCCACATCATATGCTAGTGTGGGAGCTTGAAATGAAGCCTGGCCAGGAGCAGACGTTATCGTACACATACGAGGTGTATGTCCGCGATTGA